The region GTAACAGCTTTTATAGGTTATGTTTTACCTTGGGGACAAATGAGTTATTGGGGTGCAACTGTTATTACTAATTTATTATCTGGTATACCAGCATTAGTAATTTGGTTATGTGGAGGATACACTGTTAGTGATCCAACAATAAAAAGATTTTTTGTATTACATTTTATATTACCATTTGTAGCTTTATGTATTGTATTTATACATATTTTCTTTTTACATTTACATGGTAGCACTAATCCTTTAGGGTATGATACAGCATTAAAAATACCCTTTTATCCAAATCTATTAAGTCTTGATGTAAAAGGATTTAATAATATATTAATATTATTTTTAATACAAAGTATTTTTGGAGTTATACCACTATCACATCCAGATAATGCTATAATTGTTAATACATATGTTACACCATTACAAATAGTTCCAGAATGGTACTTCTTACCATTTTATGCAATGTTAAAAACAATTCCTAGTAAAAATGCTGGTCTAGTCATTGTTGTAGCATCTTTACAATTATTATTCTTATTAGCAGAACAAAGAAATTTAACAACTATTATACAATTTAAAATGGTTTTTAGTGCTAGAGAATATTCAGTTCCTATTATATGGTTTATGTGTTCATTCTATGCTTTATTATGGATAGGATGTCAATTACCACAAGATATATTCATTTTATATGGTAGATTATTTATAATATTATTCTTCTCTAGTGGTTTATTTTCACTTGTTCAATATAAAAAAACACATTATGATTACAGCTCCCAAGCAAACATCTAATTACAAGGCTACGATAAGACGATATTTCTGAATATTGAGCAGAACAATACAGACCGTAAGGTTATAATTATGTTAAAAGTTTGGATAATGTAAATATAGTTACCATAGCTGTTGATGGATGCTTCGATATATAATATATTAAAGTATTAATCGAGTTAACATGCTCAGCCGCCAAAAACGATATTATTACCGTACAAGCCGTTAGCAAGACATGATAGGGAGTTGACAAGTTAAAGAAGTTCTGGTTTAAAATAGATACGTTTTTAAAGTTAGGATGTATGGGATAATTGTAGTACACCTTAATTGGTTTAACTTTTAATGTAATATAGATGATTAATGTTCGGTATTGCATGCCTGGTGTTTATAATAAGACGCTGACTTCCT is a window of Plasmodium yoelii genome assembly PY17X01, chromosome : MIT DNA encoding:
- a CDS encoding apocytochrome b codes for the protein MNYNSINLVKTHLINYPCPLNINFLWNYGFLLGIIFFIQILTGVFLASRYSPEISYAYYSIQHILRELWSGWCFRYMHATGASLVFFLTYLHILRGLNYSYLYLPLSWISGLIIFALFIVTAFIGYVLPWGQMSYWGATVITNLLSGIPALVIWLCGGYTVSDPTIKRFFVLHFILPFVALCIVFIHIFFLHLHGSTNPLGYDTALKIPFYPNLLSLDVKGFNNILILFLIQSIFGVIPLSHPDNAIIVNTYVTPLQIVPEWYFLPFYAMLKTIPSKNAGLVIVVASLQLLFLLAEQRNLTTIIQFKMVFSAREYSVPIIWFMCSFYALLWIGCQLPQDIFILYGRLFIILFFSSGLFSLVQYKKTHYDYSSQANI